One genomic window of Polyangium aurulentum includes the following:
- a CDS encoding AAA family ATPase, whose protein sequence is MQHALHEIQTYGPRENLMITAQGYSVGETVAETAGFTAYRARRDRDGQKVVLKVLRVQGARSADIARFKHQYDRIARIVSPRIVTVHGIEETPGALLIAQEDFTTRDLASVLRTRGKLPVREALEIGRAIAEALAAIHDAGLVHRDLRPHNVLIDENAHVKLTGFGVDAEITRAHESLYAPAILTDVLPYVSPEQTGRMNRGVDYRSDLYSLGVILYQALTGKRPFSATDPMELFHAHLASLPPPVDQVDHAIPSPVARVIEKLLEKNAEERYQSAKGLIADLDRCLTAVSADRPIEPFNPGRDDRTDLFRIHQKLYGRERDIDALVGSFERVLAGSREIVLVSGYSGIGKSSLVQEILKPLARQRGYYTSGKYDQFNRDTPYSAVIQAFDGLVRQILTESEARIAKWKAGLLEALGSNGQVICDVIPSLVHILGEQPPVPALGPVEAQNRLNLSFLRFVSVFAKQAHPLVLFLDDLQWIDLASLGLLRSLLADETFESFFFCGAYRDNEVSPGHPFVMIVEELRRAGMLVTDIVLAPLERRHLLQMLTDSLGRDDAGPLADAVLKKTGGNPFFVKRFVRSLHDNGVLAYAPSVGWRWDLAKIDALAYTDNVVDLMVRTIQRLPAQTQEALKLAAAIGNRFDLDVLATVAECSPEEAYGRLERAVEEGLLSASRAGYRFAHDKVQEAAYSMIPIGDRPGFHLRIGRLLSRKLDLSDSQNIFDIVGHLNSAGDLVATPAERLILARMNLDAAGRAEESAAFGAALRYLELGLARLPEDAWTSNYHLRLAYALKTGLMLSLSGRHDEALETLSDCLEHADGRLERTEVLRLKMNVYVLKNDLPAALAEGLSALRAFDIDLPPFPDEATLEAQIQTTMAIVAERSIEALPDLPPLADPEIRALQNVLQELFAPTYFLATNNYGISVAKILELTFRHGLSGSALYGCVIFGSLLCIRGDLEGGYRFGKAAVALAERWVDKKNEAMLRNMWGGFIQHWKEPLAACRETLLAGIHAGLETGQYIWAFYNTVNVATNSFMRGLPLADILAEVKSFQPLYKLDRFNAITWMASAVGQIAHNLTNEVEHPSRLVGPHVDIEAVIEDLRRIDSKSALFFADLYITFGCAFQGDFEQGARVAMRADPDITGIAAWHGTPSFHCYAGLALTQAATTAPPEERARMLARAEIFSAKLVRWAEFGPQTLGHRSALLLADLERVRGDARAAGDRYDDAIALAKQGRYIHDEALANELCGRHYLALGKTTIARAYLTEAHRLYDGWGASTAVRRLERAHPDLVPREREAPAQDAASLDIASILKASQAISGEIVHGRLLDALMRILLENAGARRGMLLLEREGALVVEAEHCVGEESVRVLDAQPLESRSDLPASVVTYAARTRETVLLDESVGEGPFGHDPYFSDSAPRSALAAPIVSKGRLAGVIYLENDLTSFTFTPDRVEILGLLSTQAAIAIENARLYADLEQKVAERTAELRRAHDDILALSHAEQEAQQALIERQKEVIHSLSTPIIEVWDGVIAVPLMGAVDDQRSEDIMGRLLDRISRASCRSVILDLTGVEVVDPHSAERIVRIVQAARLLGSRVLVTGIRPAVAQAMIHLGADLTGLTTRATLRDALRLCMRERA, encoded by the coding sequence GTGCAGCATGCGCTGCACGAGATCCAGACCTACGGCCCGCGGGAGAATCTGATGATCACAGCGCAAGGGTACTCGGTCGGCGAGACGGTCGCCGAGACCGCCGGGTTTACCGCATATCGCGCGCGCCGCGATCGCGACGGGCAGAAGGTCGTGCTCAAGGTCCTGCGCGTGCAAGGCGCCCGGAGCGCCGATATCGCCCGCTTCAAGCACCAGTACGACCGCATCGCGCGCATCGTCTCGCCGCGCATCGTCACGGTGCACGGGATCGAAGAGACCCCCGGCGCGCTCCTCATCGCCCAGGAAGACTTCACCACCCGCGACCTCGCCTCCGTTCTGCGCACCCGCGGCAAGCTCCCCGTCCGCGAAGCCCTCGAGATCGGCCGCGCGATCGCCGAAGCCCTCGCCGCCATCCACGACGCCGGACTCGTCCACCGCGACCTGCGCCCGCACAACGTGCTCATCGACGAGAACGCGCACGTCAAGCTCACCGGCTTCGGCGTCGACGCCGAGATCACCCGCGCCCACGAGTCGCTCTACGCGCCCGCGATCCTCACCGACGTCCTGCCCTACGTCTCCCCCGAGCAGACCGGCCGCATGAACCGCGGCGTCGACTACCGCTCCGATCTCTACTCGCTCGGCGTCATCCTCTACCAGGCGCTCACCGGCAAGCGCCCCTTCTCCGCCACCGACCCGATGGAGCTGTTCCACGCTCACCTCGCGTCGCTGCCCCCGCCCGTCGACCAGGTCGACCACGCGATCCCGTCCCCCGTCGCCCGCGTGATCGAGAAGCTCCTCGAGAAGAATGCCGAGGAGCGCTACCAGAGCGCCAAGGGCCTCATCGCCGACCTCGACCGCTGCCTCACCGCCGTGTCCGCAGACCGCCCGATCGAGCCCTTCAACCCCGGCCGCGACGACCGCACCGACCTCTTCCGCATCCACCAGAAGCTCTACGGCCGCGAGCGCGACATCGACGCCCTCGTCGGATCGTTCGAGCGCGTGCTCGCCGGCTCCCGCGAGATCGTCCTCGTCTCCGGCTACTCGGGCATCGGCAAGTCCTCGCTCGTGCAGGAGATCCTGAAGCCCCTCGCGCGCCAGCGCGGCTACTACACGAGCGGCAAGTACGATCAGTTCAACCGCGACACGCCCTACAGCGCCGTGATCCAGGCCTTCGACGGCCTCGTGCGGCAGATCCTCACCGAGAGCGAAGCGCGCATCGCGAAGTGGAAGGCGGGGCTGCTCGAGGCCCTCGGCAGCAACGGGCAGGTGATCTGCGACGTCATCCCCTCGCTCGTCCACATCCTCGGCGAGCAGCCGCCCGTCCCCGCCCTCGGCCCCGTCGAGGCGCAAAACCGCCTGAACCTGAGCTTCCTGCGGTTCGTCTCCGTCTTCGCGAAGCAAGCGCACCCGCTCGTCCTCTTCCTCGACGACCTGCAGTGGATCGACCTCGCGAGCCTGGGCCTGCTCCGCTCGCTGCTCGCCGACGAGACGTTCGAGTCCTTCTTCTTCTGCGGCGCCTACCGCGACAACGAGGTCTCGCCCGGCCACCCGTTCGTGATGATCGTCGAGGAGCTGCGCCGCGCGGGCATGCTCGTCACCGACATCGTGCTCGCCCCGCTCGAGCGCCGGCACCTCTTGCAGATGCTCACCGACAGCCTCGGCCGCGACGACGCAGGCCCGCTCGCCGACGCGGTGCTGAAGAAGACCGGCGGCAACCCGTTCTTCGTCAAACGATTCGTCCGCTCGCTCCACGACAACGGCGTGCTCGCGTACGCGCCCAGCGTCGGCTGGCGCTGGGACCTCGCGAAGATCGACGCGCTCGCCTACACGGACAACGTCGTCGACCTGATGGTGCGCACCATCCAGCGCCTGCCCGCGCAGACGCAGGAGGCCCTGAAGCTCGCCGCCGCGATCGGCAACCGCTTCGACCTCGACGTGCTCGCCACCGTCGCCGAGTGCTCGCCCGAGGAGGCGTACGGCCGCCTCGAGCGCGCCGTCGAAGAGGGCCTGCTGAGCGCCAGCCGCGCCGGCTACCGCTTCGCCCACGACAAGGTCCAGGAGGCCGCCTACTCGATGATCCCCATCGGGGACAGGCCCGGCTTCCACCTGCGCATCGGCCGCCTCCTGTCGCGCAAGCTCGATCTGTCCGACAGCCAGAACATCTTCGACATCGTCGGCCACCTGAACAGCGCCGGCGACCTCGTGGCCACCCCCGCCGAGCGCCTCATCCTCGCGCGCATGAACCTCGACGCCGCCGGCCGCGCCGAGGAGTCCGCCGCCTTCGGCGCCGCCCTGCGCTACCTCGAGCTCGGCCTCGCGCGCTTGCCCGAGGACGCTTGGACCTCCAACTATCACCTCCGCCTCGCCTACGCGCTGAAGACGGGCCTCATGCTCTCGCTCTCCGGCCGGCACGACGAGGCCCTCGAGACGCTCAGCGACTGCCTCGAGCACGCCGATGGACGCCTGGAGCGCACCGAGGTCCTGCGGCTGAAGATGAACGTGTACGTGCTCAAGAACGACCTGCCCGCGGCGCTCGCCGAGGGCCTGTCGGCCTTGCGCGCCTTCGACATCGATCTGCCCCCCTTCCCCGACGAGGCCACGCTCGAAGCGCAGATCCAGACCACCATGGCCATCGTCGCGGAGAGGTCGATCGAGGCCCTGCCCGATCTGCCCCCGCTCGCGGACCCGGAGATCCGCGCGCTGCAGAACGTGCTGCAGGAGCTGTTCGCGCCGACCTACTTCCTCGCCACGAACAACTACGGCATCTCGGTCGCCAAGATCCTCGAGCTCACCTTCCGCCACGGCCTGTCGGGCAGCGCGCTCTACGGCTGCGTGATCTTCGGGAGCCTCTTGTGCATCCGCGGCGATCTCGAGGGCGGCTACCGCTTCGGCAAGGCCGCCGTCGCGCTCGCCGAGCGCTGGGTCGACAAGAAGAACGAGGCGATGCTCCGCAACATGTGGGGCGGCTTCATCCAGCACTGGAAAGAGCCGCTCGCCGCCTGCAGGGAGACGCTGCTCGCCGGCATCCACGCCGGGCTCGAGACCGGCCAGTACATCTGGGCCTTCTACAACACGGTCAACGTCGCCACGAACAGCTTCATGCGCGGCCTGCCCCTCGCCGACATCCTCGCCGAGGTGAAGAGCTTCCAGCCGCTCTACAAGCTCGACCGCTTCAACGCGATCACCTGGATGGCCAGCGCGGTCGGACAGATCGCGCACAACCTCACGAACGAGGTCGAGCACCCGAGCCGGCTCGTCGGTCCTCACGTCGACATCGAGGCGGTCATCGAGGACCTGCGCCGCATCGACAGCAAGAGCGCGCTCTTCTTCGCCGACCTCTACATCACGTTCGGCTGCGCCTTCCAGGGCGACTTCGAGCAGGGCGCGCGCGTCGCGATGCGCGCCGACCCCGACATCACCGGCATCGCAGCCTGGCACGGCACCCCGTCGTTCCACTGCTACGCCGGCCTCGCGCTCACCCAGGCCGCGACGACGGCCCCGCCCGAAGAGCGCGCACGCATGCTCGCGCGCGCCGAGATCTTCTCGGCCAAGCTCGTGCGCTGGGCCGAGTTCGGGCCGCAGACGCTCGGCCACCGCAGCGCGCTCCTCCTCGCCGATCTCGAGCGCGTCCGCGGCGACGCGCGCGCGGCCGGCGATCGCTACGACGACGCCATCGCGCTCGCGAAGCAGGGCCGCTACATCCACGACGAGGCCCTCGCCAACGAGCTGTGCGGCCGTCACTACCTCGCGCTCGGCAAGACCACGATCGCCCGCGCATACCTCACCGAAGCCCACCGCCTCTACGACGGCTGGGGCGCCTCGACCGCGGTGCGCCGCCTCGAACGCGCGCACCCCGACCTCGTCCCCCGCGAGCGCGAGGCCCCCGCGCAAGACGCCGCCTCCCTCGACATCGCCTCGATCCTCAAGGCGTCGCAGGCGATCTCGGGCGAGATCGTCCACGGCCGCCTGCTCGACGCGCTGATGCGCATCCTGCTCGAGAACGCCGGCGCACGCCGAGGCATGCTGCTGCTCGAGCGCGAGGGCGCGCTGGTCGTCGAGGCCGAGCACTGCGTGGGCGAAGAGTCCGTGCGCGTGCTCGACGCCCAGCCGCTCGAGTCCCGCTCCGACCTGCCGGCCAGCGTGGTCACGTACGCGGCGCGCACGCGCGAGACGGTGCTGCTCGACGAGTCCGTGGGAGAGGGCCCCTTCGGGCACGACCCGTACTTCTCGGACTCGGCGCCGAGGTCGGCCCTCGCCGCGCCGATCGTCTCCAAGGGCCGCCTCGCGGGCGTCATCTACCTCGAGAACGACCTCACGAGCTTCACCTTCACGCCCGACCGCGTCGAGATCCTCGGCCTGCTCTCCACGCAGGCCGCGATCGCGATCGAGAACGCGCGCCTGTACGCCGACCTCGAGCAAAAGGTCGCAGAGCGCACGGCCGAGCTGCGGCGCGCCCACGACGACATCCTCGCGCTGAGCCACGCCGAGCAGGAGGCCCAGCAGGCGCTGATCGAGCGGCAGAAAGAGGTCATCCACTCGCTCTCCACGCCGATCATCGAGGTCTGGGACGGCGTCATCGCCGTGCCCCTGATGGGCGCCGTCGACGATCAGCGGAGCGAGGACATCATGGGCCGGCTGCTCGACCGCATCAGCCGCGCGTCATGCCGCTCGGTCATCCTCGACCTGACCGGCGTCGAGGTCGTCGACCCACACAGCGCCGAGCGCATCGTGCGCATCGTGCAGGCCGCGCGCCTGCTCGGCTCGCGCGTGCTCGTCACCGGCATCCGCCCCGCCGTCGCGCAGGCCATGATCCACCTCGGCGCCGACCTCACCGGCCTCACGACCCGCGCCACGCTGCGCGACGCGCTGCGCCTGTGCATGCGCGAGCGCGCCTGA